One Pyrenophora tritici-repentis strain M4 chromosome 5, whole genome shotgun sequence DNA window includes the following coding sequences:
- a CDS encoding FRQ1, Ca2+-binding protein (EF-Hand superfamily): MPPKRRARTKAPPTKRPSKLAKENGLSAEQEAEIREAFGLFAVSHPDYEEAEEGVLKKSDVRRCLISLNLTPEKSQMSSILSTIDPLDTGFVEFVPFLSYAAIAIHTKEHGSDEDEDEGGYQGESNAEEVNAAYQLFTHGAAGPITLAHLRRVAKELREDVPDDVLRDMILEANGGVKGTGKDVGGVNLEDFESVMKRAGLSFG; encoded by the exons ATG CCGCCAAAGCGCAGAGCTCGTACTAAGGCGCCGCCTACTAAACGTCCGTCAAAGCTCGCGAAAGAGAACGGGCTCAGTGCAGAGCAGGAGGCCGAAATACGCGAGGCATTTGGTCTTTTTGCTGTATCTCACCCTGACTATGAAGAAGCTGAGGAGGGAGTGTTGAAGAAGAGCGATGTGCGCCGGTGTCTGAT CTCGCTGAACCTCACCCCCGAGAAGTCGCAAATGTCGTCTATCCTATCTACTATCGATCCCCTCGACACTGGGTTTGTAGAGTTCGTGCCCTTCCTCTCCTACGCTGCCATCGCAATTCATACAAAGGAACACGGATcggatgaggatgaggatgaagGTGGATATCAGGGAGAAAGCAATGCAGAGGAGGTTAACGCGGCCTATCAGCTCTTTACCCATGGTGCCGCAGGGCCTATTACTCTGGCGCATCTAAGAAGAGTAGCAAAGGAGCTGCGAGAGGACGTGCCAGACGACGTCTTGAGAGATATGATCCTCGAGGCGAATGGCGGTGTCAAGGGTACAGGGAAGGATGTCGGAGGGGTGAACTTGGAAGACTTTGAGAGTGTAATGAAGAGGGCCGGGCTGTCCTTTGGGTGA
- a CDS encoding thioredoxin: protein MEHFSVKKSRKQHAQTHLPPSGLARNMSMQFLGIQIDAVYHTSIVLDGIEYYFGQGVQTCRAGATHHGQPMEIIKLGQTSLPMEVILEYLESLKTIYTPESYDLFTHNCNNFSNDFAMFLVGKGIPDHITSLPQTVLNTPFGQMLRPQIDAAMRPITQAPTPQPAHTVHSQPWSANGTTTGPSANGMGSELERNTGRVSNITTLKDVDRLLALAKDRCAIIFFTSSTCPPCKLVYQPYDDLAAEIGTKCVFIKIDFSHADHSIGTRYPHVRATPTFITYLKGEKQEEWSGADPRQLRSNVEMLVNAAFPPHPHLDKSTPTLLRQSQRPVKFTKVPPLEKLVAKMGDLGNDPAVASIVSFIQAREQSGAIEAPLTKLPELASFLKKSTSVLPLEILFTALDLLRISLTDIRVAGFFAEEHKGATGTPATVHYLLDHVDKLGESAPYPLRLTTLHLACNLFTSPLFIPHLLSPPLSSTLISILTTALLDEKHAALKASALSLAMNISSSGHQVRMKKYSANPSHSLSSECELPESEQVELLASLLETISTEEHWSDNMKMSVICVGWLVYAADMNGELHDLWKVTDAAGTVGKADAKTAEDRLLVKEVKSLLEA from the exons ATGGAGCATTTCTCCGTAAAGAAAAGCCGAAAACAGCACGCACAAACACATTTGCCGCCCAGT GGTCTCGCACGAAACATGTCGATGCAATTTCTCGGTATTCAAATCGACGCCGTCTACCACACTTCAATCGTACTCGACGGCATAGAATACTATTTTGGACAAGGCGTACAGACATGTCGGGCAGGAGCTACACATCATGGCCAACCGATGGAGATCATCAAGCTAGGGCAAACTTCACTGCCTATGGAGGTTATACTAGAGTATCTAGAGTCCTTGAAGACGATATATACGCCTGAG TCATACGACCTGTTCACGCACAACTGCAACAATTTCTCAAACGATTTCGCCATGTTCCTAGTCGGTAAAGGAATACCAGACCACATCACCTCACTTCCCCAGACGGTCCTGAACACGCCATTTGGACAGATGCTCAGACCGCAGATAGACGCCGCCATGCGTCCAATCACACAGGCACCTACGCCTCAGCCCGCCCATACCGTCCACTCACAACCCTGGAGCGCCAATGGCACTACAACAGGGCCGTCTGCGAACGGAATGGGAAGTGAATTAGAGAGAAACACAGGCAGGGTCAGCAACATCACGACACTGAAAGATGTAGATCGCCTGCTTGCATTGGCAAAGGACCGCTGTGCCATCATTTTTTTCACAAGCTCGACATGCCCTCCTTGCAAGCTGGTATACCAACCATATGACGATCTTGCGGCCGAAATAGGCACAAAGTGTGTCTTCATCAAGATTGACTTCAGTCACGCCGATCACTCTATTGGCACTCGCTACCCACACGTTCGCGCGACTCCAACGTTCATAACATACCTGAAAGGGGAAAAGCAAGAGGAATGGAGTGGGGCAGACCCGAGACAGCTGCGGAGTAATGTTGAAATGCTCGTCAACGCTGCGTTCCCGCCTCATCCGCATTTGGACAAGAGCACGCCCACGCTCTTACGGCAAAGTCAAAGACCTGTCAAATTCACCAAGGTTCCGCCATTAGAGAAATTGGTCGCTAAAATGGGCGACCTTGGAAACGATCCTGCAGTAGCATCTATAGTGTCTTTCATCCAAGCCCGTGAGCAATCAGGGGCGATCGAAGCGCCGTTGACCAAACTTCCGGAACTTGCTTCCTTTCTAAAGAAGAGTACATCGGTACTACCTTTGGAGATTCTGTTCACCGCGCTAGATTTGCTTAGGATATCTCTTACTGATATCCGTGTTGCGGGCTTTTTTGCTGAAGAACATAAAGGTGCGACAGGCACGCCGGCAACAGTTCACTATCTACTTGACCACGTCGACAAGCTCGGGGAATCCGCCCCATATCCACTCCGACTCACGACTTTGCACCTAGCATGCAATCTCTTCACCTCCCCACTCTTCATACCGCATTTGCTTTCTCCTCCGCTCTCTTCGACATTGATTTCCATCCTCACAACAGCCCTCCTGGACGAAAAGCATGCCGCGCTCAAGGCCTCGGCCCTGAGCTTAGCGATGAACATCTCGTCTTCAGGTCACCAGGTACGGATGAAGAAGTACAGCGCCAACCCTTCACATTCGTTGTCCTCGGAGTGTGAACTGCCAGAGTCCGAGCAGGTTGAGCTCTTAGCCTCGCTGCTGGAGACTATAAGCACTGAGGAGCATTGGAGCGATAACATGAAGATGAGCGTGATATGTGTGGGGTGGTTGGTGTATGCAGCTGACATGAACGGCGAGCTACATGATTTGTGGAAAGTCACGGATGCGGCTGGTACTGTAGGCAAGGCCGACGCCAAAACGGCCGAAGATCGGTTGTTAGTCAAGGAAGTCAAGAGCTTGTTGGAAGCATAG
- a CDS encoding DUF3414 domain containing protein, with amino-acid sequence MVEDDSLAALQGLHRDLCAHIDLQLPVLERLLQNLEVHLDELKTLLDKKPKNDSSRQALSSGKIRIDDNEYEVNDDFRQQTLELADALDLDEIDAAALFLGAQSEAKELDRSQLQTAVIRFHRRREYVLLCVRILMKTALDSDDAEVEGLPILQEATQMIVGVHGTTNLAGAYGFWTKCLTSMESVERWLQFIAERVQSTQVVGQVPLPGFVEIMEFQRQSLTRQHENLAAICTHMVKPGYVNLNNYKALLARAKTLDRHDLITIHYVPILLRLTSWVASETNNVTLREARALYNSLMAEWESENWGLRNLQSATLAWWLAEYSGRYMDPNTQDPALQNINFEDEANIRSDKFLKTLNEGAFHFILSVSQDVRPTRWYDPQKTSMLSTLLQDTAVLSRDSSQPDDFFKLLLMEQLQTFVDSFITNMPDTLRKLKAEEDDQRRRLQFQFQRSTGEYPLHLERFMVIVAYAFDGFPDAAEDFWSDKESNLYGFLQWAAKRQPTPRIAMFCEMLRAIGTGETNAEAAHRFLLEEGASASGKIRRTCSLSYTTIFNELCEFEKDIHEPKKTIQGGVYAPPTNPIDQIVEPESATMLESYLRLLAHICRQSVLARRYLLETAEYGFANICFGLCTDKVESGLRAAAYDALSAMMVGKDSDRSNAMWLILDDWTINGFYTGAKQNNALSTAPRDDFWPTLADGYDESIAFVRFLHSLVEPYPENEGLNDSLPFPETLGSSRRMPGAEGYIDFVMQQVFAERSMDVLDPLQRNVMRWTCLRFIVTCLSTFNENLVVFANKSSIPVDEIIDAPSLVVYVALHPFARVMEWLFNDKVLRALFAAAHHDVAEVDAAPSDSPLIQSLMLSIEVMDLVMKLQATYLEIVRSVLKHQTSFQHSPVSNLSLASFEDAILNNLHIIVDLGLYCGTGHEALTIASLQLLEKMASSRKLAVSPASFGQRSGRSKIVGILEKDNEAERIGRSLSALMRFNAEELEAGEEASGYIVKLRILDFLSSCLTAVSQRPTIAHILLGFSCGSNTVHIADDSLWSNGQSLFHNILLLGVEYPDNDGEQFLAWRSALKTRCWDVLQKLWRSPLTSAIVMEELRANELLFVEAPQLTPITHDIPWEGMSLAQGLDVAPSQYSAFFSGPPALALQNFLQRRAAFLDYESRELRLAVKENMPTMKSRIQSVLLGTTIRPGENATPNPNIFDLFDFIELVYPERALPDQHTFFDGVDLTSCKEDKDGMSLYSLPLLEQLIRLKIKSMTNGENTNDKLDHLAVLAEQADLLMAIFVDWNRRIQLQYYHKDVLQSWAQVVMVAVHNCDFEKGARSSFILQTLQVILPKLEQSYASDIFTALQLAGLAESLVQKVDFESTAFDKTGDFANDRLSQLFRAALVGIHSPVSTAELREYCYQICFRYINGTFHKATPNSLLSRHTLGAIRNCGSHMLEVICDDAYSGQGTCKVSALLLLNAFVAVATRQSSKYILENFVSLNFVGVLVDNIKHIPEELRAAAAPQVPVLFSYYDASLALLLRTCQTRLGAAYVLNAGLFPAIRDSQIFAVDPDIGLGFDDANALRKYYGLMLSVIRVINGAVIARGRHNDQTVFQAREFLKDNRHSMVSIFKRSVNVGVGMGEEIQQDIVDLVDCWTVLVDITGFLEYEDQTSIKKARPNMFS; translated from the exons ATGGTTGAAGACGACAGCCTCGCCGCCCTCCAGGGCCTGCACCGCGACCTATGCGCCCACATCGACCTACAGTTGCCAGTATTAGAGCGGCTGCTACAGAATCTAGAGGTGCACCTGGACGAGTTGAAGACGCTTTTGGATAAGAAGCCGAAGAATGATTCTAGCAGACAAGCGCTGAGTTCTG GCAAGATCAGGATTGACGACAACGAATACGAGGTCAACGACGACTTCAGGCAGCAGACGCTCGAACTTGCTGATGCCCTGGATCTCGATGAAATAGACGCCGCCGCCCTTTTCCTGGGCGCCCAAAGCGAAGCCAAGGAGCTCGACCGGTCCCAGCTGCAGACGGCTGTGATCCGCTTCCACCGACGCCGCGAATATGTCCTACTCTGTGTGCGCATCCTGATGAAGACTGCCCTGGACAGCGACGATGCTGAGGTGGAGGGACTCCCGATCCTTCAGGAGGCTACCCAGATGATAGTCGGTGTACATGGCACAACCAACTTAGCGGGCGCATATGGCTTTTGGACCAAGTGTCTGACCAGCATGGAGTCGGTGGAGAGATGGCTGCAGTTCATTGCTGAGCGTGTTCAGAGCACCCAGGTGGTTGGTCAGGTGCCTCTTCCGGGCTTTGTGGAGATTATGGAGTTTCAGCGCCAGAGCTTGACCCGACAGCATGAGAACCTCGCGGCGATATGCACACATATGGTCAAGCCTGGCTATGTCAATCTCAACAACTACAAGGCGTTGCTAGCTCGAGCCAAGACTCTCGACCGACACGACCTCATTACGATCCACTATGTTCCGATTCTGCTTCGACTCACGTCCTGGGTCGCCTCGGAGACCAACAACGTCACTTTGAGGGAAGCCCGCGCTTTGTACAACTCGCTGATGGCTGAATGGGAAAGCGAAAACTGGGGATTGAGGAACCTACAGTCTGCGACTTTGGCTTGGTGGTTGGCCGAGTACAGTGGGCGCTATATGGATCCAAATACCCAGGACCCTGCTTTGCAAAACATCAATTTCGAAGACGAAGCCAACATCCGGTCCGATAAGTTTTTGAAAACACTCAACGAAGGCGCCTTTCACTTCATTCTATCCGTCAGCCAGGATGTGCGCCCGACGCGCTGGTACGATCCGCAAAAGACCAGCATGCTTTCGACGCTGTTACAAGACACTGCCGTCCTAAGCCGCGACTCAAGCCAACCTGACGACTTCTTCAAGCTGCTTCTTATGGAGCAGCTGCAGACTTTCGTAGATTCTTTCATTACAAACATGCCGGATACCCTGCGTAAACTAAAGGCCGAGGAGGACGACCAGCGACGACGACTCCAATTCCAATTCCAACGGTCGACCGGAGAGTATCCGCTCCATCTGGAGCGTTTCATGGTCATCGTGGCATACGCTTTCGACGGTTTCCCGGACGCGGCCGAAGACTTTTGGAGCGACAAGGAGAGCAATCTGTACGGTTTCCTGCAGTGGGCTGCCAAACGTCAACCCACTCCCCGGATAGCCATGTTCTGCGAGATGTTACGGGCCATTGGCACCGGAGAGACGAACGCGGAGGCTGCGCACCGCTTCCTGCTCGAAGAAGGAGCATCCGCATCTGGAAAGATCCGTCGGACGTGCTCTCTAAGTTACACAACCATCTTTAACGAGCTTTGCGAGTTTGAAAAAGACATCCATGAGCCGAAGAAGACGATTCAAGGTGGTGTCTATGCACCGCCGACCAACCCGATAGATCAGATCGTAGAGCCAGAGAGTGCAACCATGCTAGAAAGCTACTTGCGACTTCTTGCACACATCTGCCGACAAAGTGTCCTCGCACGCAGGTATCTACTTGAGACGGCGGAATATGGTTTCGCAAACATCTGCTTCGGCTTATGTACGGACAAGGTTGAAAGTGGACTGCGCGCAGCTGCTTATGACGCGCTATCAGCCATGATGGTCGGTAAAGACAGTGACCGAAGTAATGCCATGTGGCTTATTCTAGACGATTGGACCATCAATGGCTTCTACACTGGAGCCAAGCAAAACAATGCCTTAAGCACTGCGCCGAGGGACGATTTCTGGCCCACGCTCGCAGATGGCTATGACGAATCCATCGCCTTCGTCCGCTTCCTCCACTCGCTTGTGGAGCCTTACCCTGAGAACGAAGGGCTCAACGACAGTTTACCGTTCCCCGAAACTCTTGGCTCGTCGCGTAGGATGCCGGGTGCCGAGGGCTACATTGATTTTGTTATGCAGCAAGTATTCGCTGAACGGTCTATGGATGTGCTCGACCCGCTGCAACGCAACGTCATGCGCTGGACCTGCTTGCGTTTCATAGTAACGTGCCTGTCGACCTTCAACGAGAATCTTGTTGTCTTCGCCAACAAGTCTAGCATACCGGTTGACGAAATCATCGATGCCCCGTCTCTCGTCGTTTATGTCGCGCTTCACCCATTCGCACGCGTCATGGAATGGCTCTTTAATGACAAAGTTCTGAGAGCTTTGTTTGCTGCCGCACATCACGATGTGGCCGAGGTTGACGCTGCTCCATCGGACTCCCCCTTGATACAATCATTGATGCTGAGCATTGAAGTGATGGACTTGGTAATGAAGCTACAGGCGACATACCTGGAAATCGTCAGGTCTGTACTCAAGCATCAAACTTCGTTCCAACATTCTCCAGTGTCCAACCTGTCACTCGCCTCCTTCGAAGATGCGATCCTGAACAACCTCCATATTATCGTCGACCTTGGGCTGTACTGTGGTACCGGGCATGAGGCTCTAACCATTGCGTCACTACAGCTACTAGAGAAGATGGCCTCGTCACGAAAGCTCGCCGTATCACCAGCTAGTTTTGGACAGCGATCAGGGCGAAGCAAAATTGTTGGTATACTGGAGAAGGACAATGAAGCAGAGCGTATCGGCCGATCGCTCTCGGCATTGATGCGTTTTAATGCCGAAGAGCTGGAAGCTGGCGAGGAAGCTTCTGGATATATTGTCAAACTCCGCATTTTGGACTTCTTGAGTAGTTGTCTCACCGCCGTCTCGCAACGCCCAACGATAGCGCACATTCTCTTGGGCTTTTCTTGTGGATCTAATACTGTTCACATTGCTGATGACAGTCTTTGGTCTAACGGACAATCTTTGTTCCATAACATACTCCTCCTTGGTGTGGAGTACCCTGACAACGACGGCGAACAATTCCTAGCATGGCGATCAGCACTCAAGACCAGATGTTGGGATGTGCTCCAGAAGCTGTGGCGCTCACCATTAACAAGTGCGATTGTCATGGAGGAGCTCCGCGCCAACGAATTACTGTTCGTTGAAGCACCCCAACTGACACCGATTACCCATGACATACCATGGGAAGGAATGTCTTTGGCACAAGGACTGGATGTCGCTCCTAGCCAATACTCTGCATTTTTCTCTGGCCCTCCAGCGCTGGCTCTTCAAAACTTCCTCCAACGCCGCGCTGCTTTCCTAGACTATGAGTCAAGAGAGTTACGTCTAGCTGTGAAAGAGAACATGCCCACGATGAAGTCTAGGATCCAATCAGTACTTCTCGGCACCACTATACGGCCTGGTGAGAACGCAACACCAAACCCAAACATATTTGACTTGTTCGACTTTATCGAGCTAGTCTACCCAGAACGCGCGCTGCCAGATCAACACACGTTTTTTGACGGCGTCGATCTTACATCATGTAAGGAGGACAAGGACGGCATGTCGCTCTACTCTTTACCACTGCTGGAACAGCTGATCCGTTTGAAAATCAAGTCCATGACGAACGGGGAAAACACAAATGATAAACTCGATCACCTCGCTGTTCTCGCTGAACAGGCAGATCTCTTGATGGCCATTTTCGTGGACTGGAATCGTCGCATTCAGCTTCAATACTATCACAAGGACGTCCTTCAATCATGGGCACAGGTCGTCATGGTGGCGGTACACAATTGCGATTTCGAGAAAGGAGCGCGGAGTTCCTTCATCCTGCAGACCTTGCAAGTCATCCTCCCGAAGCTCGAGCAGTCCTATGCATCTGATATTTTCACTGCTTTACAGCTCGCTGGTCTTGCTGAATCTCTTGTTCAAAAGGTGGACTTTGAATCTACGGCGTTTGACAAGACTGGAGATTTTGCCAACGATCGGCTATCTCAGCTGTTTCGTGCTGCGCTCGTGGGAATTCACAGCCCAGTCTCTACTGCCGAACTCCGGGAGTACTGCTACCAAATCTGCTTCCGCTACATCAACGGTACCTTCCACAAAGCCACACCTAACTCTTTGCTTAGTCGACATACGCTTGGCGCTATCAGGAACTGCGGTAGCCACATGCTTGAAGTCATCTGTGATGATGCTTACAGCGGGCAGGGAACATGCAAAGTTTCCGCGCTGCTCTTGCTGAATGCATTTGTAGCAGTGGCGACGCGCCAATCGTCCAAATACATCCTTGAGAACTTTGTCTCTCTCAACTTTGTTGGCGTTCTCGTCGACAATATCAAACACATTCCTGAAGAGCTCCGTGCTGCCGCCGCTCCACAAGTCCCTGTTCTCTTCTCGTACTACGATGCCAGCCTCGCACTACTCCTGCGCACATGTCAGACTCGCCTCGGTGCCGCATATGTGCTCAACGCAGGTCTCTTCCCAGCTATCCGCGATTCGCAAATTTTCGCAGTGGACCCCGATATTGGTTTAGGGTTTGACGATGCAAATGCACTAAGAAAGTATTACGGGTTGATGCTCTCTGTCATACGAGTCATCAACGGAGCCGTCATCGCGAGAGGTCGACATAATGACCAGACGGTCTTCCAGGCGCGTGAATTCTTGAAGGACAATAGACACAGTATGGTGAGCATCTTCAAGAGAAGTGTCAATGTTGGTGTTGGTATGGGCGAGGAGATACAACAAGATATTGTTGATCTGGTTGATTGCTGGACGGTATTGGTGGACATTACTGGGTTCTTAGAG TACGAGGATCAGACGAGTATAAAGAAGGCAAGGCCGAATATGTTTTCTTAA
- a CDS encoding Golgi nucleoside diphosphatase produces the protein MSSGVEVPGRSQRRPGIWSYFSFSGPRRRVSVSLPRNFDPNRDSSDPHEKPDRHSRHRSTYSDAFMNEHKGGAVMNQGQRLRYLKTGGVIAFILFALYMIAPRDGLSRPTVSQPSGGNTAAGDAKAQCTKSYSKDKPLIQYAMMIDAGSTGSRIHVYKFNNCGPSPELEGENFEMTPKKQGGSGLSAYGDDPEAAARSLDVLMDVALKHVPKEYQSCSPIAVKATAGLRKLGEKKSNDILAAVRRHLENDYPFPLVSEEKKGVEVMPGEMEGVYAWITVNYLLGKIGGPDKNPTAAVLDLGGGSTQIIFEPTFPDKPRGGLPTKLAEGDHKYSLNFGNRNFDLYQHSYLGYGLMEARNNLHSTILAGLHETHKDNRDYLKKPIVNPCIAPGMTREIEVHMPKGHELGDSITVNMTGPSHPSPTQCRGLAEKTLHKDDECAIAPCAFRGVHQPPFDQTFATEAVYLLSYFYDRTQDLGMPESFTLRELQDLADKVCSGEKGWDVFSAVPKALDELKGRPEWCLDLNFQYELLRSGYGMPIDREVKIAKKIKGNELGWCLGASLPLLEANSGWQCKIKQVE, from the exons ATGTCAAGCGGTGTCGAAGTACCCGGAAGAAGCCAACGACGTCCCGGCATCTGGTCCTACTTCAGCTTTTCCGGTCCGCGCCGCCGTGTCTCTGTCTCCCTACCACGCAACTTCGATCCCAATCGCGACTCCAGCGATCCTCACGAGAAGCCCGACCGCCATTCGCGACATCGCTCGACTTACTCGGACGCATTCATGAACGAACACAAAGGAGGCGCCGTTATGAATCAAGGTCAGCGCTTGCGCTACCTGAAGACAGGTGGCGTCATTGCCTTCATACTATTCGCACTGTACATGATTGCGCCGCGCGATGGCCTGTCAAGACCAACAG TATCACAACCGTCAGGCGGCAACACAGCAGCCGGCGATGCAAAAGCCCAATGCACAAAGTCCTACTCCAAGGACAAGCCGCTCATTCAATACGCCATGATGATCGACGCTGGCAGCACAGGCTCTCGCATCCACGTGTACAAGTTCAACAACTGTGGCCCAAGCCCTGAACTTGAGGGCGAAAACTTCGAGATGACGCCCAAGAAGCAAGGAGGTTCTGGTCTCTCGGCCTACGGCGACGATCCAGAGGCTGCCGCCAGGAGCCTCGATGTCCTGATGGACGTGGCCCTCAAGCACGTACCCAAGGAATACCAGTCATGCTCACCAATCGCTGTAAAGGCGACAGCCGGTCTCCGCAAGCTTGGTGAGAAGAAGAGCAATGACATCCTCGCTGCCGTGCGTCGCCATCTCGAAAACGATTACCCTTTCCCGCTGGTGTCcgaggagaagaagggcGTGGAAGTCATGCCGGGTGAGATGGAGGGCGTGTATGCATGGATCACCGTCAACTACCTTCTAGGCAAGATTGGAGGCCCTGACAAGAACCCCACCGCCGCCGTTCTCGATCTTGGCGGTGGTTCAACTCAGATCATCTTCGAGCCCACCTTCCCCGACAAGCCCCGCGGTGGTCTCCCCACCAAGCTGGCAGAGGGTGACCACAAATACAGCCTCAACTTCGGCAACCGCAACTTCGACCTCTACCAGCACTCGTACCTTGGCTACGGTCTTATGGAAGCCCGCAACAATCTCCACAGCACCATCCTAGCTGGTCTCCACGAGACTCACAAAGACAACCGAGATTACCTCAAGAAGCCAATTGTAAACCCTTGCATCGCCCCCGGCATGACGCGCGAGATCGAAGTCCACATGCCCAAGGGCCATGAGCTTGGCGATTCTATCACAGTAAACATGACCGGTCCTTCCCATCCTTCGCCGACACAATGCCGCGGCTTGGCCGAGAAGACCCTTCACAAGGACGACGAGTGTGCTATCGCCCCATGCGCCTTCCGCGGTGTCCATCAGCCACCCTTCGACCAGACCTTCGCTACCGAAGCCGTATACCTACTTTCCTACTTCTACGACCGCACACAAGATCTCGGCATGCCCGAATCTTTCACTCTTCGCGAATTGCAAGATCTTGCTGACAAGGTATGCTCCGGCGAGAAGGGCTGGGATGTTTTCTCGGCGGTGCCAAAGGCTCTCGACGAGTTGAAGGGCCGCCCAGAGTGGTGCTTGGACCTCAACTTCCAATATGAATTGTTGAGGAGTGGTTATGGTATGCCCATTGACCGTGAGGTCAAGATTGCGAAGAAGATCAAGGGCAACGAGTTGGGATGGTGCTTGGGCGCCAG TCTCCCTCTCCTTGAGGCCAACTCTGGATGGCAATGTAAGATCAAGCAAGTCGAGTAG